AACCTTTAGGACTGTATGAATTGTTTTATTTGTTTCTACAGCGTCGATTTGAAATATTTTTTCGTGAGGGATTTGAATATTTTGTTCATAAATTTTGTAAAGATTTTTATCAATCAGGAGAGTATTTCTGTTATTTTCTGTTAGTATTTTGTTGATAGCCTGAAGTACATCGTTATTTTCATTCCATTCTACCGTATAGTTTTGATGTAAAGATCGAACCGTAAACATATCAATACTACTAAAATTTTTTGGAAGAGAAAAAGTATGATCTTCAATTTTAAATAACGATTTATTCATTTTTGGAATCCTCCTGCCATAAAACCTCCATCTACAATAATATTTTGTCCGGAAATATAGGTATTTTGTTCAGAACAGAGCATATATGCAATGTTAGCAATATCTTCAACTGATCCTAAGCGTTTAAGTGGTATTTTTGTTTGTAAATTCTGAATTTTTTCTAAAGAATTATTTTTCCGTGTCATTTGGGTGTCAACAAATCCTGGAGATAGAGTATTTACTTTGATATTATAGGAACCTAATTCAAGGCATGCTGTTTGCATAAGTCCGTTCATAGCATGTTTTGACATAACATAGCTAGCTCGTTCTTCACGTGCAATTGTGCCATATAATGATGAAATGCCTAAAACATAACCTTTTTTTTTCTGCTTAAAAAAAGGAATCAAATAAGATAAAATTTGAAAAAATGATAAAGTATTGATTTGCAAAGTTTTTTGTAATTCGCATAATTTGAGGGCTTCCAGTGAATATAGAGTATTATATCCTGCACAATGAATGAATGCTAAATACTCTAAGGAATGTTGATTAAAATAGTTATCAATATTTTGTGGATCACAAAGATCTAGTTCTTGACGGGTTGGTGCTGTTACTTTATAACCTTTGCTGAGGAACAGCTGAGCGATTGCTTGCCCAATATTTCCGGAAGCTCCTGTTAACAATAGATTTTTCATTATGCCTCCTGATGCTATCTTCGCCCGATTGCTTTTAGCAACCGGTATCCAAAAGAATAGAATATTGAACCAAAATTTTTTATCATTAGTTTTAAAGCTTTTATTTCGCCAATAGCTTGAAATTTGTGGGGTGAATGTAAAACATCAGTTATGAAAATTTCAATACACAAAGATAAAGTGTTGTTTTTTTGCAGTTCGTTAAGAATACGTTTTTGGCTGCACGGAGGAAAGTGCATAAAAGTTC
Above is a window of Brevinema andersonii DNA encoding:
- a CDS encoding SDR family NAD(P)-dependent oxidoreductase, which gives rise to MKNLLLTGASGNIGQAIAQLFLSKGYKVTAPTRQELDLCDPQNIDNYFNQHSLEYLAFIHCAGYNTLYSLEALKLCELQKTLQINTLSFFQILSYLIPFFKQKKKGYVLGISSLYGTIAREERASYVMSKHAMNGLMQTACLELGSYNIKVNTLSPGFVDTQMTRKNNSLEKIQNLQTKIPLKRLGSVEDIANIAYMLCSEQNTYISGQNIIVDGGFMAGGFQK